In Candidatus Abyssobacteria bacterium SURF_5, the genomic stretch AGATTGGACATTCCCACGTGATACGAATTTGGGAACACCAGGCACACTTTCAAGCGGGCATCGGCAGGCCTCACCCTTGCTTTTTCGGCGGAAAGCTTCGCGTTTCGATATTTCTCGAGTTGGCGAAAGCTCCTTCTCATTTTACGGAGTTTTCTTATTGTTTGTCCGGATCGATGGAGGCGGGCAATCGTTGCGCCGCCTTGCGCCGGATAAAAGTTGGTATCTCGAGGTTTTCCTTGAACAGTTTCTCATTGTTCTGAGTTGGAACGACACGCAGCCGTTTGCCGCCGGAATGGCGGACATAGGCCGGCGTGTTACCCAGTTCCTCGAAGGAAAAAAGCTCCATCGGCTTGCCGGGCTCATCGGAGACAGCCATAACGGCACGTTCCTCTTCTGTCTTGAATCCGGTAGCGATTACGGTTACCTTTATTTCCTCCTTGAGTTCCGGATCGATGACCGCGCCGAAAATAACGTTGGCTTCGCGATCAGCCGCCTTCGAGACAATGGTAGCGGCCTCGTTCACCTCATACAGGGCGAGATCGGTGCCGCCGACGATATTGATGATAACGCCTTTGGCGCCGCTCATATCCGAGCTTTCGAGCAGCGGCGAAGTGATCGCTCTTCTGGCGGCCGCACCCGCTCGTCCTTCACCGGACGCCGAGCCGACACCCATCAGGGCCGCTCCCTGATTGGACATTATTCTGCGCACGTCGTTGAGGTCGAGATTGATCAAACCGGTCATTGTAATCAAGCCTGAGATGCATTCGACTCCCTGTCGCAGGATATCGTCGGCCATCCGAAACGCCTCGACGATGGTGGTGTTCTTATCTATCATTTCCACCTCGAGCAGTTTCTGGTTCGGCACGACGATCAAC encodes the following:
- the ftsZ gene encoding cell division protein FtsZ, coding for MVAFEFINEPHVGGRVMVIGVGGGGSNAVDHMIEAKISGVEFIAVNTDAQALERSRAPIKMQVGAVYTKGRGSGGNPEVGRQAALEDVDLIRETLRGAEMVFVTAGFGGGTGTGAGPVIAEIAKSMGALTVAIVTKPFSFEGKPRHDNAKAGVEQLRGCADTLIVVPNQKLLEVEMIDKNTTIVEAFRMADDILRQGVECISGLITMTGLINLDLNDVRRIMSNQGAALMGVGSASGEGRAGAAARRAITSPLLESSDMSGAKGVIINIVGGTDLALYEVNEAATIVSKAADREANVIFGAVIDPELKEEIKVTVIATGFKTEEERAVMAVSDEPGKPMELFSFEELGNTPAYVRHSGGKRLRVVPTQNNEKLFKENLEIPTFIRRKAAQRLPASIDPDKQ